The following coding sequences lie in one Lolium perenne isolate Kyuss_39 chromosome 2, Kyuss_2.0, whole genome shotgun sequence genomic window:
- the LOC127331966 gene encoding CBL-interacting protein kinase 21 has product MSSGMEAAEGAMRMGKYEMGRTLGEGHFGKVRLARHAESGRAFAIKILDRQRILAMKINEQIKTEIATLKLLKHPNVVRLYEVSASKTKIYMVLEYVNGGELFDKIALKGKLPEKEARKLFQQLMDAISYCHEKEVYHRDLKPENVLVDAKGNIKVSDFGLSAFSQHQRKDGLLHTTCGSPNYIAPEVLLNRGYDGSMSDIWSCGVILYVMLTGNLPFDDDNIVVLYQKILKGTVHIPKWLSPGAQDILRKILDPDPITRFGIDGIRGHDWFNQSYTPAVPFDDDDDNYIGDDNPQMPKHNGILDNPAINQINAFQLIGMSSCLDLSGFFEKEDVSERKIRFASNHSPTYLFEKIESNVTNMGFQVQRNNGKLRVVQERKGPTNPRGHGSLLISAEVFEINESLYVVELKRSSGDCSLYRQVCATLSDDLGICKSQQLLKKDSMRQDLYRFNSSF; this is encoded by the exons ATGAGCTCCGGCATGGAGGCGGCGGAGGGAGCAATGCGGATGGGGAAGTACGAGATGGGGCGGACGCTGGGGGAGGGGCACTTCGGCAAGGTGCGGCTGGCGCGGCACGCCGAGAGCGGCCGCGCCTTCGCCATCAAGATCCTCGACCGCCAGCGCATCCTCGCCATGAAGATCAACGAGCAG ATAAAGACGGAGATCGCGACGCTGAAGCTGCTCAAGCATCCCAACGTCGTCCGCCTCTACGAG GTTTCGGCGAGCAAGACCAAGATATACATGGTCCTTGAGTATGTAAATGGAGGAGAGCTATTCGACAAAATC GCGTTAAAGGGCAAGCTGCCAGAGAAAGAAGCGAGGAAACTGTTCCAGCAGCTGATGGATGCTATAAGCTATTGCCACGAGAAGGAAGTTTACCATAGGGATCTTAAG CCAGAGAATGTCCtggttgatgcaaaagggaacataAAGGTTTCTGATTTTGGACTAAGTGCCTTTTCACAGCATCAACGG AAAGATGGATTACTCCATACCACATGTGGCAGCCCGAACTACATAGCACCTGAG GTCCTTCTCAACAGAGGCTATGATGGCTCCATGTCAGACATTTGGTCCTGTGGTGTTATCCTGTACGTAATGCTTACAGGGAATCTTCCATTTGACGACGACAATATCGTTGTACTTTATCAGAAG ATTCTGAAGGGGACTGTCCATATTCCTAAATGGCTTTCGCCAGGCGCCCAAGATATACTGCGGAAAATCCTGGATCCTGACCCCATTACCCGCTTTGGTATAGATGGAATAAGGGGACATGATTGGTTCAATCAAAGTTATACTCCGGCTGTGCCctttgatgatgatgacgataatTACATTGGTGATGACAACCCACAGATGCCTAAG CACAATGGCATTCTGGACAACCCTGCGATCAACCAGATCAATGCTTTTCAACTCATTGGGATGTCCTCTTGCCTCGATTTATCTGGATTTTTCGAGAAAGAG GATGTCTCGGAAAGGAAAATCAGATTTGCATCAAATCATTCTCCTACTTATCTATTTGAGAAGATAGAAAGCAATGTCACAAACATGGGCTTCCAAGTGCAGAGGAACAATGGCAAG CTAAGAGTGGTCCAAGAACGCAAGGGACCAACAAATCCAAGAGGGCATGGATCGTTATTAATTTCTGCTGAG GTGTTTGAGATCAATGAATCTCTTTATGTTGTTGAGCTAAAAAGGTCATCTGGAGATTGTTCCCTATATAGACAG GTGTGTGCCACACTCTCAGATGACTTGGGAATATGCAAAAGCCAGCAACTTTTGAAAAAGGATagtatgagacaagatctttatcGATTTAACAGTAGCTTTTGA
- the LOC127331965 gene encoding pentatricopeptide repeat-containing protein At3g62890-like codes for MRARGGAPAVRPEHLAAHARLVKSAKIDAFVVTAVMRAYLRASLPLQALLALRGLLPRAPRLLANSFSLSLALQSCAAAAATLPPNPAAAPPRLGPALHARALKSGFAAADIFVRTALVEMYAKTGLPALARAAFDEAPRRDVFLCNVMLAAYVSRCDVAEAREVFDGMPDRDLVSWNTMIHGYTVSGDVGAAREIFDGTADRDAFSWSSMISAYAKGRRSKDALELWREMRLARVAPDCITMVSVLSACGDVGALAIGAEVHQFVDNNNVEVDVKLGTALVDMYAKCGDIESSLRVFRAMPVKDVLAWSSMVIGLANHGLGHDALGLFSEMTSEGLQPNEITFIGVLIACTHVGLVSEGKNYFSSMSDVHGVAPRIEHYGCMVDLLGRAGHVEEAMELIRSMPFEPDAVIWRALLGACRIHKNVEIAEEAMARLRVLDPLADGHYVLLSNIYAQANSWEGVAEIRKTIRRENIQRVPGRSSIEWENTVHEFVSGDRSHPRFGEIYKMLEEMMDRLRQAGYRPMTSLVLQDIDEQSKTQALAEHSEKLAIAFGLLTTPARSTLRITKNLRACEDCHSAIKLISLVYDRKLVVRDRNRFHHFSEGKCSCKDYW; via the coding sequence ATGCGCGCGCGCGGGGGCGCGCCGGCGGTGCGGCCGGAGCACCTGGCGGCGCACGCGCGGCTCGTCAAGTCAGCCAAGATCGACGCgttcgtcgtcaccgccgtcatGCGCGCCTACCTCCGCGCCTCCCTCCCCTTGCAGGCCCTGCTCGCCCTCCGCGGCCTCCTCCCGCGCGCGCCCCGCCTCCTCGCCAACTCCTTCTCCCTCTCCCTCGCCCTCCAgtcctgcgccgccgccgccgccacactcCCCCCAAACCCCGCCGCAGCCCCGCCCCGGCTCGGCCCCGCGCTCCACGCGCGCGCGCTCAAGTCGGGCTTCGCCGCCGCCGACATCTTCGTCCGCACCGCGCTCGTCGAGATGTACGCCAAGACGGGCCTCCCGGCGCTCGCGCGCGCCGCCTTCGACGAGGCGCCCCGCCGGGACGTGTTCCTCTGCAACGTGATGCTGGCCGCCTATGTCTCCCGCTGCGACGTCGCGGAGGCGCGGGAGGTGTTCGACGGAATGCCGGACAGGGACCTGGTCTCCTGGAACACGATGATCCACGGCTACACGGTGAGCGGGGACGTCGGCGCGGCGCGGGAGATATTCGACGGGACGGCGGACCGGGACGCCTTCTCCTGGAGCTCCATGATCTCCGCGTACGCCAAGGGCCGGCGCTCCAAGGACGCGCTGGAGCTGTGGAGGGAGATGCGGCTGGCGCGTGTCGCGCCGGACTGCATCACCATGGTGAGCGTTCTCTCCGCGTGCGGCGACGTGGGGGCGCTGGCCATCGGCGCGGAGGTGCACCAGTTTGTCGATAACAACAATGTTGAGGTGGACGTGAAGCTCGGGACTGCTCTGGTCGACATGTATGCCAAGTGCGGTGACATCGAGAGCTCGCTGAGGGTGTTCCGTGCCATGCCGGTGAAGGACGTGCTCGCTTGGAGCTCAATGGTTATCGGGCTCGCCAATCACGGGCTTGGCCATGATGCTCTCGGTTTGTTCTCGGAGATGACATCAGAAGGGCTGCAGCCAAATGAGATCACCTTCATTGGAGTTCTTATCGCGTGTACTCATGTTGGGCTAGTGAGTGAGGGCAAGAATTATTTCAGCTCAATGAGCGACGTTCATGGTGTGGCGCCAAGGATCGAGCACTACGGATGCATGGTGGATCTTTTGGGGCGTGCGGGCCATGTTGAGGAGGCAATGGAGCTTATCAGGAGCATGCCGTTTGAGCCAGATGCAGTTATTTGGAGGGCTCTTCTTGGAGCCTGTCGCATCCATAAGAATGTGGAGATTGCAGAGGAAGCTATGGCCAGGTTGAGGGTGTTGGATCCTCTTGCTGATGGACACTATGTGTTACTGTCGAACATATATGCACAAGCGAATTCGTGGGAAGGTGTTGCAGAAATAAGAAAGACGATTAGGAGGGAGAACATTCAGAGGGTGCCTGGCAGAAGCTCGATCGAATGGGAGAACACGGTTCACGAGTTTGTTTCTGGTGATAGATCTCATCCGAGGTTTGGGGAGATCTACAAAatgttggaagagatgatggaccGGTTGAGACAAGCaggatataggccaatgacaagcTTGGTGTTGCAAGATATCGATGAGCAATCTAAGACACAAGCATTGGCTGAACATAGTGAGAAGTTAGCAATTGCTTTCGGGCTGCTGACCACCCCTGCAAGGTCAACTCTTCGAATAACAAAGAATCTCAGAGCTTGTGAAGACTGCCACTCAGCCATTAAGCTTATATCCCTGGTATATGACCGGAAGTTGGTTGTTAGAGACCGAAACCGTTTCCACCATTTCAGCGAAGGGAAGTGTTCGTGTAAGGATTACTGGTGA